TGTTCGAGTGCCTTATGAGAATCGGCCGCATAAGGTCCATGCGGCATGATTTTGAGGTAGTCCGCATAGTACTGCTGGGCTTCTATCGGCCGGCCGGTCTTTTCCATGACCTGCGCCAGGCGGAACGTGGCAATAGCATCGCTGGGCTTGTAGGAGAGCGCATCGCGATAACGCGATTCTGCCCCGCGGTAATTTTTCTGTTTGAAATAATAATCGCCGACTTCAACATCTTTTTCCGCGCGGTGTGGATTCCATGCGTGCATCTCATTCATGCCAAGATCTTCCGGAATTTCGCTATCGGGATGCTCTTGCACATCGCCAACCGGCGGACTTATATCAATCATCGTCGTGCGGCTTGAACTGTCGTTCGGACTTTTGGCCAAACCCTGGATTGGCGTATCCTGCGTAGATTTTTTCCGCAGCAGCGGACGGTCCGGCGGCTGCGAGTCATCTACATCAGAACGCGGAGGCGGAGGATTGCTGGAGGGCATAGGCGCATCCGGTGGCGCCGGGGTGGCGGTATCCTGCTGGCCATAAGCGGTCAAAGCCAGGGCGAATACCAGCACGCCCATACTCCAGAAATAAGCACGTCGCAACATCCTTACTATTCTAGAATAATTTGCTCATGCCTGCTCACCAAAACGAAGTAGAAATCAAATTTTCCGTAGACAACCCCGGGCGACTCAGCCGCAAACTCCGGGCTGCCGGATTTCGCCTGGTAACGCCTCGCACACACGAGATGAATACGTTGTACGACCTTCCGGGTGAGCTTCTGCGGCAACGCGGCGAATTGCTGCGCATCCGAAAGTATGGCAAGGATTGGAAGCTGACGCACAAGAGCAAAGGAAAAGCCGGGCGGCACAAGTCGCGCCGAGAGATAGAAACCAGCGTCGAGGATGGCTCCAAGTTGGTCGCAATTTTTGCCGCCCTCGGTTTGGAGCCCAAGTTTTCTTACGAGAAATTCCGCGCCGAGTGGAGCGATGGCCCCGGACATGTGGTCGTGGATGAAACCCCAATCGGGAGCTTTGCCGAGATCGAGGGTCCACCGCGCTGGATCGAAAAAACCGCAAGACGGCTTGGCGTCGAACCGGAGAAATACATTACCGACAACTATGCAACTCTATTTCAGTTGTGGAAGATGAAGACCGGCAGCCGCGCGCAGAATATGACGTTTCGTGAGGTTGGAAGGAAGCACCCACCCCGGAAACAGTAAAACCTTCTCCGCCGCGGATGGACGCGGATTTTCGCGGATTTTCAAAACCCTAAAGGTACACGCAACGAAATGAGATTTCCGCAACCTGCTAGACCGCCACGCCGCAGCACTTTTTATATTTCTTTCCTGAGCCGCATGGACAAGGATCGTTGCGTCCAATTTTTTCTCCACTGCGGCGCACCTGCTGCACCGGCTGCGCATCTCCGGCGCCGGCCATGCGGGCCTGCTCGAGCTCGCGCCGTTTTCTGCGGCGAAACTCCTGCTCCAGGTCATCGACGGAGGTGGCCCGCTTGGTTTTTTCTTCTCCGCCGTTGCTTGTGGGGGCAACACCGGGCCGGGCCGGTTCTTCCACCACCTGCATCAGGTAGAGGTAACGGACCGTATCTTCCTGGAAGCGCTGCATCATGGCTTCAAACATATCGAAGGATTCGCGCTTGTACTCCACCAGCGGATCATGCTGAGCATAGCCGCGCAGGCCAATGCCTTCCTTGAGGTGGTCCATGTTCAAGAGATGGTCTTTCCATTGCTGATCGAGGATACTGAGCATCAGCATGCGCTCGTGATAACGCATGGCCTGGGCGCCAATCAGTTTTTCTTTGGCATCGTAACGCTCGCGCAATTTTTGAAAGATGGCATCGCCCAATTCGGAGCGGTTGAGCTGATCCAAGGCCACCTTTTCCACGGCCAGGTCTACACCAAAGCGGGTAAAAATCTGGGTCTTGAGTCCCTCTACGTCCCACTCATCGGGGTGCTTCTGTTCGGGCGCATATTGTCTGAGCAGGTCGCCCACAATGGCTTCGACGTAATCTTCCACGATGAGTTGTTTCTGGTCCACGCCTTCGAGCAATTGCCGCCGCAGGCCGTACACCGCCTCGCGCTGCTTGTTCATGACATCGTCATACTCGAGAACATGTTTGCGCGATTCGAAGTTCTGGCCTTCCACGGCCTTTTGCGCTGCTTCAATGCGGCGGGTGATCAACCGGGATTCAATCGGGATTCCCTCTTCCATGCCCAAACGCTTGAGAAGGTTTGAGACCCACTCCTTGGCGAAGATGCGCATGAGATCGTCTTCGAGGGAGAGATAGAAGCGCGAGGAGCCCGGGTCGCCCTGGCGGCCGGCGCGTCCGCGCAACTGGTTATCAATGCGGCGCGACTCGTGGCGCTCAGTGCCCAGGATATGCAATCCACCGCGCTTTACGACTTCATCGTGCTCGGCGTCGGTGACAGTCTTGTTGCGTTCAAAAATTTCGTCCCACTGCTGGGTGGGTACTGCGTACTCATTGCCCGCGTAATAGAAATATGTGGTGCTGCCGTCTTTCTCGCGGACTTCATCATCAGGAACAAGACGGGCGATGCCTTTCTTCTGGCACTCCTGCTTGGTCATGAACTCGGGATTGCCTCCCAGCAGAATGTCTGTACCGCGACCGGCCATGTTGGTGGCAATGGTCATCGTGCCCAAACGCCCGGCCTGGGCCACGATTTCAGCCTCCTTCTCGTGAAACTTGGCATTCAAAACGACGTGCTTGACGCCCTTCTTCTTTAACAATGCCGAGAGCCGCTCAGATTTTTCAATCGAGGTGGTGCCTACCAGCACAGGCCGCCCTTCTGCGTGCAACTTCTGGATCTCATCGGCCGCGGCAAAATATTTTTCCGGCTCGGTGCGATAAACCACATCCGCGTTCTCGATACGCGTCATCGGCCGGTTGGTGGGGATGACTACGACTTCCAGCTTGTAGATCTTGTCAAACTCAGCGGCCTCAGTTTCAGCGGTTCCCGTCATACCCGCCAGCTTCTTGTACATACGGAAGTAGTTCTGGAAGGTGATGGTGGCCAGCGTCTGGTTCTCGCGCTCGATCTTGACGTTTTCCTTGGCCTCAATCGCCTGATGGAGGCCGTCGGACCAACGCCTGCCCGGCATCATGCGGCCGGTGAACTCATCCACGATGATGACTTCGCCGTCTTTGACAACATACTCACTGTCGCGGCGGTAGAGAGCATGTGCCTTGATCGCAGTTTCGACGTGATGTTT
This genomic window from Terriglobales bacterium contains:
- a CDS encoding tetratricopeptide repeat protein; this encodes MLRRAYFWSMGVLVFALALTAYGQQDTATPAPPDAPMPSSNPPPPRSDVDDSQPPDRPLLRKKSTQDTPIQGLAKSPNDSSSRTTMIDISPPVGDVQEHPDSEIPEDLGMNEMHAWNPHRAEKDVEVGDYYFKQKNYRGAESRYRDALSYKPSDAIATFRLAQVMEKTGRPIEAQQYYADYLKIMPHGPYAADSHKALEHLQAQSKDPSKAPH
- a CDS encoding class IV adenylate cyclase; translated protein: MPAHQNEVEIKFSVDNPGRLSRKLRAAGFRLVTPRTHEMNTLYDLPGELLRQRGELLRIRKYGKDWKLTHKSKGKAGRHKSRREIETSVEDGSKLVAIFAALGLEPKFSYEKFRAEWSDGPGHVVVDETPIGSFAEIEGPPRWIEKTARRLGVEPEKYITDNYATLFQLWKMKTGSRAQNMTFREVGRKHPPRKQ
- the secA gene encoding preprotein translocase subunit SecA, whose protein sequence is MISKILAKIFGTKNERDIKRLLVVVQQINALEPQMQQLSNEQLRAKTEEFKERIQAKLAALEPDSENPKQFEDEQKRIVQEALDEVLPEAFAVVREGSRRMLNMRHFDVQLIGGMVLHQGMISEMKTGEGKTLVATLPVYLNALSGRGVHVVTVNDYLAKRDSEWMGRLYRFLGLSVGVIVHDLDDDERREAYAADVTYGTNNEFGFDYLRDNMKFDLKECVQRGHNFGIVDEVDSILIDEARTPLIISGASEESTDKYQRVDRIIPQLQRGEETEHLEGRTLTGDYAVDEKHRTITVTDEGWEKVEKLLSIGNIADPENWDLKHHVETAIKAHALYRRDSEYVVKDGEVIIVDEFTGRMMPGRRWSDGLHQAIEAKENVKIERENQTLATITFQNYFRMYKKLAGMTGTAETEAAEFDKIYKLEVVVIPTNRPMTRIENADVVYRTEPEKYFAAADEIQKLHAEGRPVLVGTTSIEKSERLSALLKKKGVKHVVLNAKFHEKEAEIVAQAGRLGTMTIATNMAGRGTDILLGGNPEFMTKQECQKKGIARLVPDDEVREKDGSTTYFYYAGNEYAVPTQQWDEIFERNKTVTDAEHDEVVKRGGLHILGTERHESRRIDNQLRGRAGRQGDPGSSRFYLSLEDDLMRIFAKEWVSNLLKRLGMEEGIPIESRLITRRIEAAQKAVEGQNFESRKHVLEYDDVMNKQREAVYGLRRQLLEGVDQKQLIVEDYVEAIVGDLLRQYAPEQKHPDEWDVEGLKTQIFTRFGVDLAVEKVALDQLNRSELGDAIFQKLRERYDAKEKLIGAQAMRYHERMLMLSILDQQWKDHLLNMDHLKEGIGLRGYAQHDPLVEYKRESFDMFEAMMQRFQEDTVRYLYLMQVVEEPARPGVAPTSNGGEEKTKRATSVDDLEQEFRRRKRRELEQARMAGAGDAQPVQQVRRSGEKIGRNDPCPCGSGKKYKKCCGVAV